One genomic segment of Mesoterricola silvestris includes these proteins:
- a CDS encoding aconitase family protein, producing the protein MLLLCGDPAGLQRQFQGEDLPLEQVRLRDYVSVDEIAPGWVCYYFGQRLEDFPYLGLLCDGAFPVHEGFVKRGGFEVAVSGKRHGIGSPREAAPYAERASGIRIVIAESFDPAYRACCHSLGLLTSTDLSLVDRIRGGEAIPMSAFTDGLDALTAEIIRQGGLFDFTRARRDGTAMIPVPSRGPAPMTYGEKILARAARNGAGRGLASVAPGDGILVKADWRFSHETVTPLAVAMLRKGLGEEVPMEDPGTILAFRDHLTFMGRFYTQDEGQPGLMEVARRIKKLQEEFCAANGIRLHGDVADGGCEGICHLLMAERYALPGQVIVGTDSHTSHSGALGALAFGVGAADIATAWVTGDVRVTVPPTVLVRLKGHLQPGVYAKDLVLHLLTLPFFRDGHVRGHIIEYAGEALGALQIDERATLTNMAADFGAFAGVMAPDEETVRYLAERRGARFALEPWMAGDPGAAYADHLEVDCGRVVPMLASPGFAGNGLPLDSLDRDVPVDIAYVGSCTGAKRADLQKVYDVVKWGLDRGLTVPLRVQFFIQLGSEDVRAHAESQGWLDAFEAAGARVLGPGCGACINAGPGVSTRAEQVTISAINRNNPGRSGPGQVWLASPATVAASALRGSICGFRALAGTP; encoded by the coding sequence GTGCTTCTCCTGTGCGGAGACCCCGCGGGTCTGCAGAGGCAGTTCCAGGGGGAGGATCTCCCCCTGGAGCAGGTCCGCCTGCGGGACTACGTTTCCGTGGACGAGATCGCCCCGGGCTGGGTGTGCTACTACTTCGGCCAGCGCCTGGAGGACTTCCCGTACCTGGGCCTCCTGTGCGACGGGGCCTTCCCGGTGCACGAGGGGTTCGTGAAGCGGGGCGGCTTCGAGGTGGCCGTGTCCGGCAAGCGCCACGGCATCGGCAGCCCCCGGGAGGCGGCGCCCTATGCCGAACGCGCCTCGGGCATCCGCATCGTCATCGCCGAGAGCTTCGACCCGGCCTACCGTGCCTGCTGCCATTCCCTGGGCCTGCTCACCTCCACGGACCTGTCCCTGGTGGACCGCATCCGGGGCGGCGAAGCCATCCCCATGTCCGCGTTCACCGATGGGCTGGACGCGCTCACGGCTGAGATCATCCGCCAGGGCGGGCTCTTCGACTTCACCCGGGCCCGGCGCGACGGGACGGCCATGATCCCGGTGCCGAGCCGCGGGCCCGCGCCCATGACCTACGGCGAGAAGATCCTGGCCCGGGCCGCGCGGAACGGGGCGGGCCGCGGCCTGGCTTCCGTGGCCCCGGGCGACGGCATCCTGGTGAAGGCCGACTGGCGCTTCTCCCACGAGACGGTGACGCCCCTGGCCGTGGCCATGCTCCGCAAGGGCCTGGGCGAGGAGGTCCCCATGGAGGACCCCGGCACCATCCTGGCCTTCCGCGACCACCTCACCTTCATGGGGCGGTTCTACACCCAGGACGAGGGCCAGCCCGGGCTCATGGAGGTGGCCCGGCGCATCAAGAAGCTCCAGGAGGAGTTCTGCGCGGCGAACGGCATCCGCCTCCACGGGGACGTCGCCGATGGGGGCTGCGAGGGCATCTGCCACCTGCTCATGGCCGAGCGGTACGCCCTGCCCGGGCAGGTCATCGTGGGCACCGATTCCCACACCTCCCACAGCGGCGCCCTGGGCGCCCTGGCCTTCGGGGTGGGGGCGGCCGACATCGCCACCGCCTGGGTCACCGGGGACGTGCGGGTCACCGTGCCTCCCACCGTCCTGGTGCGGCTCAAGGGCCATCTCCAGCCCGGCGTCTACGCCAAGGACCTGGTGCTCCACCTCCTGACGCTGCCCTTCTTCCGGGACGGGCACGTGCGGGGGCACATCATCGAATACGCCGGCGAGGCCCTGGGGGCCCTGCAGATCGACGAGCGCGCCACCCTCACCAACATGGCCGCCGATTTCGGCGCCTTCGCGGGCGTGATGGCCCCGGACGAGGAAACGGTGCGCTACCTGGCGGAGCGCCGGGGGGCCCGGTTCGCCCTGGAACCCTGGATGGCCGGGGACCCGGGGGCCGCCTACGCGGACCACCTGGAGGTGGACTGCGGCCGGGTGGTGCCCATGCTGGCCTCCCCGGGCTTCGCGGGAAACGGCCTGCCCCTGGATTCCCTGGACCGGGACGTGCCCGTGGACATCGCCTACGTGGGCAGCTGCACGGGCGCCAAGCGCGCCGATCTGCAGAAGGTCTACGACGTGGTGAAGTGGGGTCTGGACCGGGGGCTCACGGTGCCCCTGCGGGTCCAGTTCTTCATCCAGCTCGGCAGCGAGGACGTGCGGGCCCACGCGGAATCCCAGGGCTGGCTGGACGCCTTCGAGGCCGCCGGCGCGCGGGTGCTGGGCCCCGGATGCGGCGCCTGCATCAACGCCGGCCCCGGCGTCTCCACCCGGGCCGAGCAGGTCACCATCAGCGCCATCAACCGCAACAACCCCGGCCGCAGCGGCCCCGGCCAGGTGTGGCTGGCGAGCCCCGCCACCGTGGCGGCCAGCGCCCTGCGGGGATCCATCTGCGGTTTCCGCGCGCTGGCGGGAACCCCCTAG
- the rnhA gene encoding ribonuclease HI has product MQVELYCDGACLGNPGPGGWGFLLRVKTTDGVKEREGSGAEAGTTNNKMELTAAIEGLKLLTKPCSVALHSDSQYVVKGIQSWIKGWKAKAWRKADGKPVLNVELWKELDALCLKHRVEAHWVKGHAGHPENERVDRLASEAAKGIA; this is encoded by the coding sequence GTGCAGGTCGAGCTCTACTGCGACGGCGCGTGTCTCGGGAACCCCGGCCCCGGCGGCTGGGGTTTCCTGCTTCGCGTGAAGACCACCGACGGCGTGAAGGAACGGGAGGGCTCCGGCGCCGAGGCCGGCACCACCAACAACAAGATGGAGCTCACCGCCGCCATCGAGGGCCTGAAGCTCCTCACCAAGCCCTGCTCCGTGGCCCTGCACAGCGACAGCCAGTACGTGGTGAAGGGCATCCAGTCCTGGATCAAGGGCTGGAAGGCCAAGGCCTGGCGCAAGGCCGACGGCAAGCCGGTGCTCAATGTGGAACTGTGGAAGGAACTGGACGCCCTCTGCCTGAAACACCGGGTGGAGGCCCATTGGGTGAAGGGCCACGCCGGGCATCCCGAAAACGAGCGCGTGGACCGGCTGGCTTCGGAGGCGGCGAAGGGGATCGCCTAG
- a CDS encoding flagellar hook-basal body protein, whose product MDPAYYVAAGSLKARSFQLDTVSNNLANSATVGYKPEKSFFAVFNKAVNDGSGLPLSGFLNDGTVLASRGTDFSQGTLKTTGRNMDLALEGSGFFLVQTPSGVQATRDGRFGLSKTGELQTLDGAQVLGKNGQPIRLDVNDPAFTVLGDGTVMQGPEARGQIDIRDYANLDALQRMGSNRFDPAGTPAKAATATVVQGSLEQSSVDMATCMIDMIRLNRLFEMSMKVASTITNDMDSRSISDVAPR is encoded by the coding sequence ATGGATCCCGCATACTACGTCGCAGCCGGAAGCCTGAAGGCCCGTTCCTTCCAGCTGGACACGGTGTCGAACAATCTGGCCAATTCCGCCACGGTGGGCTACAAGCCCGAGAAGAGCTTTTTCGCGGTGTTCAACAAGGCCGTGAACGACGGCTCGGGGCTGCCCCTGTCCGGGTTCCTCAACGACGGCACCGTCCTGGCCTCCCGGGGCACGGATTTCTCCCAGGGCACCCTCAAGACCACGGGCCGGAACATGGACCTGGCCCTCGAAGGCTCCGGGTTCTTCCTGGTGCAGACGCCCTCCGGGGTGCAGGCCACCCGGGACGGGCGCTTCGGCCTGTCCAAGACCGGGGAGCTGCAGACCCTGGACGGGGCCCAGGTGCTGGGCAAAAATGGCCAACCCATCCGCCTGGACGTGAACGATCCCGCCTTCACCGTCCTGGGCGACGGCACCGTCATGCAGGGCCCCGAGGCCCGGGGCCAGATCGATATCCGGGACTACGCCAACCTGGATGCCCTCCAGCGCATGGGGTCCAACCGCTTCGACCCCGCGGGCACCCCCGCCAAGGCCGCCACGGCCACGGTGGTGCAGGGCTCCCTGGAGCAGAGTTCCGTGGACATGGCCACCTGCATGATCGACATGATCCGCCTGAACCGCCTTTTCGAAATGAGCATGAAGGTGGCGTCCACCATCACCAACGACATGGACAGCCGCAGCATCTCCGATGTGGCCCCGCGCTGA
- the lat gene encoding L-lysine 6-transaminase has product MKKSQETHVQPSEVFDVLGRHLLVDGFHMVMDLEKSHGSWIVDARDGKRYLDFYTFFATAPLGHNHPRLRDEAFQARLGSIAVNKPANSDIYTTAYAEWVEAFATKAAPDFLPHLFWIDGGALAVENALKAAFDWKVRKNLEKGLPEKGSKVIHFKEAFHGRSGYTLSLTNTADPRKYQYFPKFDWPRIPNPKITFPLDAENLAKVEQMEKVALDQIEAVIRQDPAEVACLIIEPIQGEGGDNHFRTEFLQALRVLADRHEFLLIFDEVQTGFGATGKWWAHEHHAVRPDILVFGKKTQCCGIAASARLDEVEGVFKVPSRINSTWGGNLVDMVRGTRIIDVMVEDQLVEHCATQGKRLLKGLQEIHAEFPEFTSNPRGKGLFCALDMATPALRTTTVSKAQDLGMIILSTGHNGLRFRPALNLATEDLDLGVELLQKSIRLAVDATRPHMAKV; this is encoded by the coding sequence ATGAAAAAATCGCAGGAAACCCATGTACAGCCCTCCGAGGTCTTCGACGTCCTCGGCCGCCATCTCCTCGTGGACGGCTTCCACATGGTCATGGACCTGGAGAAATCCCACGGGTCCTGGATCGTGGACGCCCGCGACGGGAAGCGCTACCTCGACTTCTACACCTTCTTCGCCACCGCGCCCCTGGGCCACAACCATCCCCGCCTGAGGGACGAAGCCTTCCAGGCCAGGCTGGGCTCCATCGCCGTGAACAAGCCCGCCAACTCCGATATCTACACCACCGCCTACGCCGAATGGGTGGAGGCCTTCGCCACCAAGGCGGCCCCGGACTTCCTGCCCCACCTGTTCTGGATCGACGGCGGCGCCCTGGCCGTGGAGAACGCCCTCAAGGCCGCCTTCGACTGGAAGGTGCGCAAGAACCTGGAGAAGGGCCTTCCCGAGAAGGGCTCCAAGGTCATCCACTTCAAGGAGGCCTTCCACGGGCGCTCGGGCTACACCCTCAGCCTCACCAACACCGCCGACCCGAGGAAGTACCAGTACTTCCCCAAGTTCGACTGGCCCCGCATCCCCAATCCCAAGATCACCTTCCCCCTGGACGCCGAGAACCTGGCCAAGGTCGAGCAGATGGAGAAGGTCGCCCTGGACCAGATCGAGGCCGTGATCCGGCAGGATCCCGCCGAGGTGGCCTGCCTGATCATCGAGCCCATCCAGGGCGAGGGCGGCGACAACCACTTCCGCACCGAGTTCCTGCAGGCCCTGCGCGTCCTGGCCGACCGGCACGAGTTCCTCCTGATCTTCGACGAGGTTCAGACGGGCTTCGGCGCCACCGGCAAGTGGTGGGCCCACGAGCACCACGCCGTGCGCCCCGACATCCTCGTCTTCGGCAAGAAGACCCAGTGCTGCGGCATCGCCGCCAGCGCGCGCCTGGACGAGGTCGAGGGCGTGTTCAAGGTGCCCAGCCGCATCAACAGCACCTGGGGCGGCAACCTCGTGGACATGGTCCGCGGCACCCGCATCATCGACGTGATGGTCGAGGACCAGCTGGTGGAGCACTGCGCCACCCAGGGCAAGCGGCTGCTCAAGGGCCTCCAGGAGATCCACGCGGAGTTCCCCGAATTCACCAGCAACCCCCGCGGCAAGGGCCTCTTCTGCGCCCTGGACATGGCCACCCCCGCCCTGCGCACCACCACGGTGTCCAAGGCCCAGGACCTGGGCATGATCATCCTCTCCACCGGCCACAACGGCCTCCGGTTCCGGCCCGCCCTCAACCTGGCCACCGAGGACCTGGACCTGGGCGTGGAGCTCCTGCAGAAGAGCATCCGCCTCGCCGTGGACGCCACCCGCCCCCACATGGCGAAGGTCTAG
- a CDS encoding molybdenum cofactor biosynthesis protein MoaE → MIDVTDARLDAAGIREELLDPGAGAVVVFEGCARDNHQGRSVDLLAYEAFTPMALQELARIRGEAMERFGLIRCVIHHRTGEVPLLEAAVVVGVSSGHRKEAFEAVAWIMDRIKESVPIWKRENYRDGEKAWVEGENRQ, encoded by the coding sequence ATGATCGATGTCACAGACGCGAGGCTTGACGCGGCGGGAATCCGGGAAGAGCTCCTGGATCCGGGCGCGGGCGCCGTGGTGGTCTTCGAGGGCTGCGCCCGGGACAACCACCAGGGCCGGAGCGTGGACCTCCTGGCGTACGAGGCCTTCACGCCCATGGCCCTGCAGGAGCTGGCCCGCATCCGCGGGGAGGCCATGGAGCGCTTCGGCCTGATCCGGTGCGTCATCCACCACCGCACCGGCGAGGTCCCCCTGCTGGAGGCCGCCGTGGTCGTGGGCGTCTCCTCCGGCCACCGGAAGGAGGCCTTCGAGGCCGTGGCCTGGATCATGGACCGCATCAAGGAATCGGTGCCCATCTGGAAGCGGGAGAACTACCGGGATGGGGAGAAGGCCTGGGTGGAAGGCGAGAACCGGCAGTGA
- a CDS encoding YqgE/AlgH family protein has translation MLLDPNFLHSVVLLVEHDEAGGMGVILNRPLPVTLQQICQESRLAFTGDEDATAWRGGPVDPQRGIILVRGGLPEAEDTVLDFTDFISYRKDLLESLLVEPRSTFRLFLGYAGWGAGQLDQEIQEGAWVRVPLNPEWLMPEDPQELWPLAIQSITG, from the coding sequence ATGCTCCTGGACCCGAACTTCCTCCACTCGGTGGTGCTCCTGGTGGAGCACGACGAAGCCGGCGGCATGGGCGTGATCCTCAACCGCCCCCTGCCCGTGACCCTCCAGCAGATCTGCCAGGAGAGCCGCCTGGCCTTCACGGGGGACGAGGACGCCACCGCCTGGCGGGGCGGCCCCGTGGATCCCCAGCGGGGCATCATCCTGGTGCGCGGGGGCCTCCCCGAGGCCGAGGACACGGTCCTGGACTTCACGGATTTCATCAGCTACCGCAAGGACCTCCTGGAATCCCTCCTGGTGGAGCCCCGCTCCACCTTCCGGCTCTTCCTGGGCTATGCGGGCTGGGGAGCCGGGCAGCTGGACCAGGAGATCCAGGAGGGGGCCTGGGTGCGGGTGCCCCTGAACCCCGAATGGCTCATGCCGGAGGATCCCCAGGAGCTGTGGCCGTTGGCGATCCAGTCCATCACCGGGTAG
- a CDS encoding NAD(P)/FAD-dependent oxidoreductase: protein MSTAVYDVIVIGAGSVGMPTAMYLAEKGLKVLCLDQFASPGQGSNKCAIGGIRATHSAPAKIRLCLDSLETFGHWKEEHGWDIEWARGGYAFVAYREHEEKLLKNLLVLQKKAGLNIEWKDRDELLEVAPGLRREGLLGGTFSPEDGSASPMRSCLGFHRRAVELGVDCRFNERVTSIMRRKGKVVGVRTDKGGYATACVVNAAGPWARAVAQAGGLDAPVVPDCHEAGISEAVAPFLDPMVVDIRPAPGSENFYFYQHKPGQVVFCITPNPPAVGSDRRETSAYLPMIARRMVDLMPKLGNLKVRRTWRGLYPMTPDGAPLVGRSAGLEGYIDAIGMCGQGYMLGPGVGALVARLATDSLREGDAAVLEELSPARVFGGAEALK from the coding sequence ATGAGCACCGCCGTCTACGATGTCATCGTCATCGGCGCGGGCAGCGTCGGCATGCCCACGGCCATGTATCTGGCGGAAAAGGGCCTGAAGGTGCTCTGCCTGGACCAGTTCGCCTCCCCGGGCCAGGGCAGCAACAAGTGCGCCATCGGCGGCATCCGCGCCACGCACTCCGCCCCCGCCAAGATCCGCCTCTGCCTGGACAGCCTGGAGACCTTCGGGCACTGGAAGGAGGAGCACGGCTGGGACATCGAGTGGGCCCGGGGCGGCTACGCCTTCGTGGCCTACCGCGAGCACGAGGAGAAGCTGCTGAAGAACCTCCTGGTGCTGCAGAAGAAGGCCGGCCTCAACATCGAGTGGAAGGACCGGGACGAGCTGCTGGAGGTGGCCCCGGGCCTGCGCCGGGAAGGCCTCCTGGGCGGGACCTTCTCCCCCGAGGACGGCTCGGCCTCCCCCATGCGAAGCTGCCTGGGCTTCCACCGCCGCGCGGTGGAGCTGGGGGTGGACTGCCGCTTCAACGAGCGGGTCACCAGCATCATGCGGCGCAAGGGCAAGGTCGTGGGCGTGCGCACCGACAAGGGCGGCTACGCCACCGCGTGCGTCGTGAACGCGGCGGGCCCCTGGGCCCGCGCCGTGGCCCAGGCCGGGGGCCTCGACGCCCCGGTGGTGCCGGACTGCCACGAGGCGGGCATCAGCGAGGCCGTGGCCCCCTTCCTGGATCCCATGGTGGTGGATATCCGCCCCGCCCCCGGCTCCGAGAACTTCTACTTCTACCAGCACAAGCCCGGCCAGGTGGTCTTCTGCATCACGCCGAACCCGCCCGCGGTGGGCTCCGACCGCCGGGAGACCAGCGCCTACCTGCCGATGATCGCCCGGCGCATGGTGGACCTCATGCCCAAGCTGGGCAACCTGAAGGTCCGCCGCACCTGGCGCGGCCTCTACCCCATGACCCCCGACGGCGCGCCGCTGGTGGGCCGTTCCGCGGGGCTTGAGGGCTACATCGACGCCATCGGCATGTGCGGCCAGGGCTACATGCTGGGTCCCGGCGTGGGCGCACTGGTGGCGCGCCTGGCTACGGACAGCCTGCGGGAAGGCGACGCCGCCGTCCTGGAGGAACTGAGCCCCGCGCGGGTCTTCGGGGGGGCGGAAGCCCTCAAGTAG
- the flgA gene encoding flagellar basal body P-ring formation chaperone FlgA: MRFLAAFLLGAALLGAEPEVALPPGDQLHAQALAYAEAQVAGRDGTYTFRVLSTPILPRSPKGPLSFEPAHLSRPDLAGRFYVSFNAIGGGRTLGMVRVDMEGLWKGRLLRFRAPQTRRTVLDAGQLETFDFEGVPPAGALREVPEGSRLRGPVAQGKILVRTDVEAIPLINAGDPVRLALVDGALSVTVDALARSSGAAGDKVRLEMPTTRRMVQAVVTGPGEARVQWAGSK, encoded by the coding sequence ATGCGATTCCTGGCCGCATTCCTCCTGGGCGCCGCCCTCCTCGGGGCCGAGCCCGAGGTCGCCCTCCCCCCGGGGGACCAGCTCCACGCCCAGGCCCTGGCCTACGCCGAGGCCCAGGTGGCGGGCCGGGACGGCACCTACACCTTCCGGGTGCTCTCCACGCCCATCCTGCCCCGGTCGCCCAAGGGGCCCCTGTCCTTCGAACCGGCCCACCTGAGCCGGCCCGATCTGGCCGGCAGGTTCTACGTGTCCTTCAACGCCATCGGGGGTGGGCGGACGCTGGGGATGGTGCGGGTGGACATGGAGGGCCTGTGGAAGGGGCGGCTGCTGCGCTTCCGGGCACCCCAGACGCGCCGCACGGTGCTGGATGCTGGCCAGCTGGAAACCTTCGACTTCGAAGGCGTCCCCCCGGCGGGGGCCCTGCGGGAGGTGCCCGAGGGCTCCCGGCTGCGCGGCCCCGTGGCCCAGGGGAAGATCCTGGTGCGCACCGACGTGGAGGCCATCCCCCTCATCAACGCGGGGGACCCGGTCCGCCTCGCCCTGGTGGACGGCGCCCTTTCCGTCACGGTGGACGCCCTGGCCCGGTCCAGCGGGGCCGCCGGGGACAAGGTTAGGCTGGAAATGCCCACCACCCGCAGGATGGTCCAGGCGGTGGTGACCGGCCCGGGGGAGGCCCGGGTCCAGTGGGCCGGATCGAAATAG
- the flgG gene encoding flagellar basal-body rod protein FlgG, producing MMRAMWSAAAGMNVQTTNMDTISNNLANINTTGFKKSRAEFQDLLYQTINTAGTNTSTSTTYPGNIQIGHGARLAAMVKEFTTGSLKNTNSQFDMAIEGSGFFRVTMPDGTFAYTRDGSFSLDQNGNIVNANGNPLDPQVTIPQDALSVTIATDGTISVTQPGQSTPQQVGQITISNFINPNGLNAMGHNLYQPTLASGDAIDGTPGLTGLGTIQQYFLEVSNVDMAEEMVNMIIGQRAYEANSKTIQTADSMLQLVAALKR from the coding sequence ATGATGAGAGCCATGTGGTCCGCCGCCGCCGGCATGAACGTGCAGACGACGAACATGGACACCATCTCCAACAACCTGGCCAATATCAACACCACCGGGTTCAAGAAATCCCGCGCGGAGTTCCAGGACCTCCTGTACCAGACCATCAACACGGCCGGCACCAACACCTCCACCTCCACGACCTACCCGGGCAATATCCAGATCGGCCATGGGGCCCGCCTGGCGGCCATGGTGAAGGAATTCACCACCGGCAGCCTCAAGAACACCAACAGCCAGTTCGACATGGCCATCGAGGGTTCGGGCTTCTTCCGGGTGACCATGCCGGACGGGACCTTCGCCTACACCCGGGACGGCTCCTTCAGCCTGGACCAGAACGGCAACATCGTGAACGCCAACGGCAACCCCCTGGACCCCCAGGTGACCATCCCCCAGGACGCCCTCAGCGTCACCATCGCCACGGACGGCACCATCTCCGTGACCCAGCCCGGCCAGTCCACCCCCCAGCAGGTGGGCCAGATCACCATTTCGAATTTCATCAACCCCAATGGCCTCAACGCCATGGGCCACAACCTCTACCAGCCCACCCTGGCCAGCGGCGACGCCATCGACGGCACCCCCGGGCTCACCGGCCTGGGCACCATCCAGCAGTACTTCCTCGAGGTTTCCAACGTGGACATGGCCGAGGAGATGGTGAACATGATCATCGGCCAGCGGGCCTACGAGGCCAATTCCAAGACGATCCAGACCGCCGACAGCATGCTGCAGCTGGTGGCCGCCCTCAAGCGCTAG
- a CDS encoding PAS domain-containing hybrid sensor histidine kinase/response regulator: MVNLFQKLFADSPALRAETEKRRQLQERFQLFIEQVKDYAIFMLDPQGRVASWNQGAQRLKGYEAGDILGRHFSCFYEPGDVAAGLPAQVLALAEEYGTCQQEGWRVREDGSRFLAHVVVTALRDPGGALTGFVKITRDITMQKDAEARMASFARELEESAAASDRGLRGSEARLQGFVRHATAAIAFKDGEGRYLLINPAMEALLALPAERILGRTDLELLPEPRGGEVALLDRKVLGAAQAVEVEERWTHGDGSVHDYLAQKFPLVDAEGRNWGIGAICTDITERKRAEQARLQSQKLESLGVLSGGIAHDFNNLLGAILGNLGLAQMEISPTASASTRLKTIESLVVKATNLTRQMLAYSGRGTFEIKPIHLNVLVEEMTHLLTISISKKVTMRYSLDRTVPLIQADASQLQQVVMNLVINASDAIGDNPGTITVRTGVMSADADYLERTFQSQPMAPGTFVTLEVADDGSGMSPETQKRIFEPFFTTKFSGRGLGLSAIQGIIKGHGGGIRVYSEVGKGTTFKLLFPATSAPAGAQPGPEALQLFHGAGTILVVDDEESIRTMAAGILTQMGFDALLAADGMEALMLYETHKADIRLIILDLTMPHMDGAEAFAALRARGHATPVVLSSGFNESEAVTRFRGEGLAGFLQKPYRVQSFIQAVKAALE; encoded by the coding sequence ATGGTGAACCTCTTCCAGAAGCTCTTCGCGGACTCCCCGGCCCTCCGGGCCGAGACCGAGAAGCGGCGGCAACTCCAGGAGCGCTTCCAGCTCTTCATCGAGCAGGTCAAGGACTACGCCATCTTCATGCTGGATCCCCAGGGGCGGGTGGCCTCCTGGAACCAGGGCGCCCAGCGGCTCAAGGGCTACGAGGCCGGGGACATCCTGGGGCGCCACTTCTCCTGCTTCTACGAACCGGGGGATGTGGCCGCGGGCCTCCCAGCCCAGGTGCTGGCCCTGGCGGAGGAATACGGCACCTGCCAGCAGGAGGGGTGGAGGGTCCGCGAGGACGGCTCCCGCTTCCTGGCCCACGTGGTGGTCACCGCCCTGCGGGATCCCGGAGGCGCCCTGACGGGGTTCGTCAAGATCACCCGGGACATCACGATGCAGAAGGACGCCGAGGCGCGCATGGCCTCCTTCGCCCGGGAGCTGGAGGAGAGCGCCGCCGCCTCCGACCGCGGGCTCCGGGGCAGCGAGGCCCGGCTCCAGGGCTTCGTGCGCCACGCCACCGCCGCCATCGCCTTCAAGGACGGCGAGGGCCGGTACCTCCTCATCAACCCGGCCATGGAGGCCCTCCTGGCCCTGCCCGCGGAGCGGATCCTGGGCAGGACCGACCTGGAGCTGCTGCCGGAGCCCCGGGGCGGAGAGGTCGCCCTGCTGGACCGCAAGGTCCTGGGGGCCGCCCAGGCCGTGGAGGTGGAGGAGCGCTGGACCCACGGGGACGGCTCCGTCCACGACTACCTGGCCCAGAAGTTCCCCCTGGTGGACGCGGAAGGGCGGAACTGGGGCATCGGCGCCATCTGCACGGACATCACCGAGCGCAAGCGGGCCGAACAGGCCCGGCTCCAGAGCCAGAAGCTGGAATCCCTGGGCGTCCTCTCCGGCGGCATCGCCCACGACTTCAACAACCTCCTGGGCGCCATCCTGGGCAACCTGGGCCTGGCCCAGATGGAGATCAGCCCCACCGCCTCCGCCTCCACCCGCCTGAAGACCATCGAGAGCCTGGTGGTGAAGGCCACCAACCTCACCCGGCAGATGCTGGCCTACTCCGGCCGGGGCACCTTCGAGATCAAGCCCATCCACCTCAACGTGCTGGTGGAGGAGATGACGCACCTGCTCACCATCTCCATCTCCAAGAAGGTGACCATGCGCTACAGCCTGGACCGGACCGTGCCCCTGATCCAGGCCGACGCCTCGCAGCTCCAGCAGGTGGTCATGAACCTCGTCATCAACGCCTCCGACGCCATCGGCGACAACCCCGGCACCATCACCGTGCGCACCGGCGTCATGAGCGCGGACGCCGACTACCTGGAGCGCACCTTCCAGAGCCAGCCCATGGCCCCGGGCACCTTCGTCACCCTGGAGGTGGCCGACGACGGGTCCGGCATGAGCCCCGAGACCCAGAAGCGCATCTTCGAACCCTTCTTCACCACCAAGTTCTCGGGCCGGGGCCTGGGCCTCTCCGCCATCCAGGGCATCATCAAGGGCCACGGGGGCGGCATCCGCGTCTACAGCGAGGTGGGAAAGGGGACCACCTTCAAGCTCCTGTTCCCCGCCACCAGCGCCCCCGCCGGCGCCCAGCCCGGTCCGGAGGCCCTCCAGCTCTTCCACGGGGCGGGCACCATCCTGGTGGTGGACGACGAGGAGAGCATCCGCACCATGGCCGCGGGAATCCTCACCCAGATGGGCTTCGACGCGCTGCTGGCCGCCGACGGCATGGAGGCCCTCATGCTCTACGAGACCCACAAGGCCGATATCCGCCTGATCATCCTGGACCTCACCATGCCCCACATGGACGGCGCCGAGGCCTTCGCGGCCCTGCGGGCCCGGGGCCACGCCACCCCGGTGGTCCTCAGCAGCGGATTCAACGAATCCGAGGCCGTGACCCGCTTCAGGGGCGAGGGGCTGGCGGGGTTCCTGCAGAAGCCCTACCGGGTCCAGTCCTTCATCCAGGCCGTGAAGGCCGCGCTGGAGTAG